The sequence below is a genomic window from Desulfofalx alkaliphila DSM 12257.
GCATGGGTCATTTAAAATCTAAAAACCAAGATGAGTGGTCGGAAAGAAATATCCTACAAAAAGTTGACACCGTCAACATTTCCATTGTACTTGTATATTTGCCCATTCTATTGTAAAATAATTTAGTTGAGATCGGATTGTAGTAGGAAATGGAGGTAGAGTTTTTTGATTGATAAGAATTGGACGGCTAAAAAAGAAATGGCCGAGAAGCTAAAGGGCGGAGTAATTATGGATGTAACTACTCCCGAAGAAGCCAAAATTGCTGAGGAAGCCGGTGCTTGCGCAGTAATGGCTTTAGAAAGGGTGCCTGCAGATATTAGGGCTGCCGGTGGAGTGGCCAGAATGGCTGACCCCACAGTGGTACTGAAAATTATGGATGCCGTGAAAATACCTGTAATGGCTAAAGCGCGCATAGGCCACTTTGTGGAAGCTCAAATACTGGAAAGTTTAGGCGTAGACTACATAGATGAAAGTGAAGTTTTAACTCCCGCTGACGAAGAATTCCATATTAATAAACATGAATTTAAGGTTCCGTATGTTTGTGGTGCCAGAAATCTGGGTGAGGCCCTGCGCAGAATTGCCGAAGGGGCAGCTATGATTCGTACCAAGGGTGAACCGGGCACCGGCAATGTTGTGGAAGCAGTAAGACATATGCGCAAGGTGATGGGTGAAATTCGCTATGTACAAAACTTGCCCAAAGAAGAATTAATGACCGCTGCAAAAGAAATGGGAGCACCGTATGAATTATTGCTTCAAGTTGCAGAACTGGGACGGTTGCCGGTGGTTAACTTTGCTGCCGGCGGTATTGCCACCCCTGCCGATGCAGCATTAATGATGCAGCTTGGCTGCGATGGCATATTTGTCGGTTCGGGTATTTTTAAATCCTCCAACCCTGCGGCCACAGCCAAGGCAATAGTTGAGGCCACAAAAAATTATCAAGATGCAAAATTGCTGGCAAAGGTATCCACCGGTTTGGGAGAGGCAATGCCAGGCATTGAAATAAGCAACCTTGCACCGGAACAGCGCATGCAAGAACGGGGATGGTAGTCAATCACTGATAAGAGGCCGGCAGGGCTAATGTATTTAGCTGCTGTCGGCCTTTTTTCTTTTGAATACAGGAGTATTGGTAAGTATAGGTAAAATGATGGTGGTACATAAACAATAATTACCATATTTAAACAGACAGACCTCAATTTGGCATTTGTTTCCCTGTGCTAGCATAATAATTAACCGCGCTGCCAATATTTGGGGGATAAATACCATGGGTAAATTGTTTAAATTATTTTTATGTTTTCTTGTGGCCTTTTCCTTTACCTTAGGGGTAGTTACTGAAAATAAAATACAAGCTTATGATTTAATTGCTGATGTCAGTGAGAAAATCTATCTTTCCGTTAACAGGTGGATTGAAAATAAAACTTTTCAGGATGACATGGATGCTTGGCTGTCTAAGGCCAAGATTGGAACAGCCCTTTGCTA
It includes:
- the pdxS gene encoding pyridoxal 5'-phosphate synthase lyase subunit PdxS — translated: MIDKNWTAKKEMAEKLKGGVIMDVTTPEEAKIAEEAGACAVMALERVPADIRAAGGVARMADPTVVLKIMDAVKIPVMAKARIGHFVEAQILESLGVDYIDESEVLTPADEEFHINKHEFKVPYVCGARNLGEALRRIAEGAAMIRTKGEPGTGNVVEAVRHMRKVMGEIRYVQNLPKEELMTAAKEMGAPYELLLQVAELGRLPVVNFAAGGIATPADAALMMQLGCDGIFVGSGIFKSSNPAATAKAIVEATKNYQDAKLLAKVSTGLGEAMPGIEISNLAPEQRMQERGW